The proteins below are encoded in one region of Flammeovirga kamogawensis:
- a CDS encoding DUF6515 family protein gives MNILRSSLSILLLGILFLTNTSFAQVRRVYPTRNTTVVHHGPTYVNRGPTVVHTGPTYVHRGPVVVAPHPVYYGAPMYGPYWHPVGATVATIATTAIIVHAIDENNQKQDYYCDKGVYYEKQPSGNYKVVAAPIGSTIKTLPTGNVTLIVSGKTYYYFAGNYYQANPSGGYAVITAPQGAVVNALPEGTTTEIVNGITYHVCNGIWYTSVPQTDNTVNYAVTTPKN, from the coding sequence ATGAATATCCTCAGATCATCATTATCGATATTATTACTTGGAATTCTTTTCCTAACAAATACAAGTTTTGCTCAAGTAAGAAGAGTTTACCCTACACGTAACACTACAGTAGTGCATCATGGTCCTACCTATGTAAATAGAGGGCCAACAGTAGTACATACTGGCCCTACTTATGTACATAGAGGTCCTGTAGTTGTTGCTCCACACCCTGTATATTATGGTGCTCCAATGTATGGTCCTTATTGGCATCCAGTTGGTGCTACAGTTGCAACAATTGCAACTACAGCAATAATTGTTCATGCTATAGATGAAAACAACCAAAAACAAGATTATTACTGTGACAAAGGTGTATATTATGAAAAACAACCTAGTGGAAATTATAAAGTTGTGGCAGCTCCGATAGGATCTACTATAAAAACCTTACCTACAGGAAATGTGACATTAATTGTTAGTGGGAAAACATATTATTATTTTGCTGGTAATTATTATCAAGCAAATCCAAGTGGTGGGTACGCTGTAATAACCGCACCTCAAGGAGCTGTTGTAAACGCTCTTCCTGAAGGTACAACAACAGAAATTGTAAATGGTATAACTTACCATGTTTGTAATGGCATCTGGTACACTTCAGTTCCTCAAACAGATAACACTGTGAATTATGCAGTCACAACACCAAAAAATTAA
- a CDS encoding HdeD family acid-resistance protein has product MNHLSSALKYNVKHWYYPLISGLLLIGLGAWTVAHLLETFVSLSYLFSITFLAVGTGQMFTALDNRKSQGNWGWSFTGGMFTTILGIILISNPAMSLTTLPLYLGFYVLIKGLETIGKSIEYKDVSNSWGLLMFSGIVGLLLGFIIITNMTFASLTATFWFSLALFNAGISEFIVASKLKSIKEGMHSKK; this is encoded by the coding sequence ATGAATCATTTATCAAGTGCTTTAAAATACAACGTTAAACATTGGTATTATCCTTTAATTTCTGGTTTACTTTTAATTGGTTTAGGTGCATGGACCGTAGCTCATCTATTAGAAACTTTTGTTTCATTATCTTACCTTTTTAGTATTACATTTTTAGCTGTAGGTACCGGTCAAATGTTTACTGCATTAGATAATAGAAAATCTCAAGGAAATTGGGGTTGGAGCTTTACAGGAGGTATGTTTACTACAATATTGGGTATTATATTAATTTCAAACCCAGCAATGTCGCTTACTACATTACCTCTTTATTTAGGTTTTTATGTGTTAATTAAAGGCTTAGAAACAATTGGTAAATCTATAGAATATAAAGATGTTTCTAACAGTTGGGGTTTATTAATGTTCTCTGGTATTGTAGGTCTTTTATTAGGTTTCATAATTATCACTAACATGACATTTGCTAGTTTAACTGCTACTTTCTGGTTTAGTCTTGCTTTATTTAATGCAGGTATCTCTGAATTTATAGTTGCAAGTAAATTGAAAAGTATAAAAGAAGGAATGCATTCAAAAAAATAA
- the cydB gene encoding cytochrome d ubiquinol oxidase subunit II — protein sequence METILGLDYPTLWFLVVGALFSGYGILDGFDLGAGAMHLFIKSDKNRRIALNAVGPVWDGNEVWLVIGGGTLFAGFPVFYATLFSAMYIPFMLFIFFIILRAISIEFRSKEQMKWWRNLWDFTYTLSSGMIAFLLGVVLGNILQGFPLDENYEAINPHLTMFLNPYAIIVGLTTLTLMMMHGAIYLSLKTEGKLFDHVVLMLEKCMIAFIIMYTIMSLYTLIFFPHLAERFKEYPVLFILPVLAVLSIANIPRLAKKQKYLSAFIFSSITFSLLLILVAVQLYPSLLIATNNPENTITIYNAAASQKSLGIMLTIAAIGTPLVLTYTFIVYRVFWGKVKLDEHSY from the coding sequence ATGGAAACAATTTTAGGCTTAGACTACCCTACGCTATGGTTTTTAGTAGTGGGTGCTTTATTTTCTGGTTACGGAATTTTAGATGGTTTTGATTTAGGTGCAGGTGCAATGCACTTATTTATAAAAAGCGATAAAAACAGACGTATTGCTTTAAATGCTGTTGGCCCAGTTTGGGATGGCAACGAGGTTTGGTTAGTAATTGGCGGAGGTACTTTATTTGCTGGTTTTCCTGTATTTTATGCCACACTATTCTCTGCAATGTATATTCCTTTTATGCTCTTTATTTTCTTTATTATTCTTAGAGCTATTTCTATAGAATTTAGATCTAAAGAACAAATGAAATGGTGGCGAAATTTATGGGATTTTACTTATACACTTTCGAGTGGTATGATTGCGTTTTTATTAGGTGTAGTATTAGGAAACATACTACAAGGTTTTCCTTTGGATGAAAACTACGAGGCAATAAACCCTCATTTAACTATGTTTTTGAATCCATATGCCATTATAGTTGGGTTAACCACATTAACGTTAATGATGATGCATGGAGCGATTTACCTCTCTTTAAAAACAGAAGGAAAACTCTTTGACCATGTTGTATTAATGTTAGAAAAATGCATGATTGCTTTCATTATTATGTACACAATAATGAGTTTGTATACGCTAATATTCTTCCCTCATTTAGCAGAACGTTTTAAAGAATATCCTGTTTTATTTATACTGCCTGTTTTAGCAGTTTTAAGTATTGCAAATATTCCACGTTTAGCCAAAAAGCAAAAGTATTTGTCTGCATTTATTTTCTCATCTATCACTTTTAGTTTATTATTAATATTGGTGGCGGTACAACTCTACCCTTCATTATTAATTGCCACAAATAATCCTGAAAATACTATTACAATATATAATGCGGCAGCTTCTCAAAAATCTTTAGGGATAATGCTTACTATAGCTGCTATTGGAACACCATTAGTGCTTACGTATACTTTTATTGTTTATAGAGTATTTTGGGGTAAAGTAAAATTAGACGAACATAGTTACTAA
- a CDS encoding cytochrome ubiquinol oxidase subunit I, giving the protein MDVEILSRIQFAFTISFHYIYPPLSIGIGLMLVISEGMFLKTHNKKYEVLTRFWTKIFALTFGIGVATGIVMEFEFGTNWATYSRYVGDIFGSALAAEGIFAFALESSFLGILLFGWNKVSPKVHFISTLGVFLGSMFSAIWIVVANSWQQTPAGYHIVGEGMMAKAEITDFWEMVFNPSSVERILHVWVGAFLAGAFLYISVHAYYLVRDRHQEISKTGIKLGLIAATVFSIVQLFLGHLSADGVAKNQPAKLAAFEGHYHTEDPADLYLFGWVDQENKEVYGLKVPGGLSLLLYQTFDGKVTGLDKFAVEDQPSQINAIFQFYHLMVGIGMLLIGLSLLGSFLLWRKQLFNHKWLLWIFVFAVILPQLANQFGWFAAEMGRQPWVVYGLLRTSDALSKAVQADQVLFSLIMFSLIYSLLLVLFIYLLNKKIKHGPEDAHLIDHRPHQQGINNFFTKD; this is encoded by the coding sequence ATGGACGTAGAAATCCTCTCTCGAATACAATTCGCTTTTACAATCTCATTCCATTATATCTATCCTCCATTAAGTATTGGTATCGGTTTAATGCTTGTCATTTCCGAAGGAATGTTTTTAAAAACACATAATAAAAAATATGAAGTTCTAACTCGGTTTTGGACTAAAATATTTGCTTTAACCTTTGGTATTGGTGTAGCAACAGGTATAGTAATGGAATTTGAATTTGGCACAAATTGGGCTACTTACTCCCGCTATGTTGGCGATATTTTTGGTTCTGCACTAGCAGCCGAAGGGATATTTGCCTTTGCTTTAGAAAGTAGCTTTTTAGGTATATTATTATTTGGGTGGAACAAGGTTAGTCCTAAAGTTCATTTTATTTCTACTTTAGGTGTTTTCTTAGGTTCTATGTTTTCTGCAATTTGGATTGTGGTAGCCAACAGTTGGCAACAAACCCCTGCAGGTTATCATATTGTTGGAGAAGGCATGATGGCTAAAGCAGAAATAACAGATTTTTGGGAAATGGTTTTTAACCCTTCAAGTGTAGAACGGATTTTACATGTTTGGGTAGGTGCTTTTCTTGCAGGAGCATTTTTATACATTAGTGTTCATGCCTATTATTTAGTGAGAGATAGACATCAAGAGATTTCTAAAACAGGTATTAAATTAGGCTTAATTGCTGCAACTGTTTTTTCTATTGTTCAACTTTTCCTTGGACACTTATCTGCTGATGGTGTCGCAAAGAATCAGCCTGCTAAATTAGCCGCTTTTGAAGGACATTATCATACTGAAGACCCTGCCGATTTGTATTTATTCGGATGGGTAGATCAAGAAAATAAAGAAGTTTATGGTTTAAAAGTCCCTGGTGGACTTTCTCTACTCTTATACCAAACTTTTGATGGCAAGGTAACGGGATTAGATAAATTTGCAGTAGAAGACCAACCCAGTCAAATAAATGCTATTTTCCAATTTTATCATCTAATGGTAGGAATTGGTATGCTACTAATTGGTCTTTCTCTTTTAGGTAGTTTCTTGCTATGGAGAAAGCAGCTTTTCAATCATAAATGGTTATTATGGATTTTTGTATTTGCAGTAATATTGCCTCAATTGGCTAATCAGTTTGGTTGGTTTGCTGCAGAAATGGGACGACAACCTTGGGTAGTTTATGGCTTATTGCGCACATCAGATGCACTCTCTAAGGCAGTTCAGGCAGATCAAGTATTATTTTCATTAATAATGTTTTCTTTAATTTATTCTCTTCTATTAGTCTTGTTTATCTACTTATTAAATAAGAAAATTAAACACGGTCCAGAAGATGCTCATCTGATAGATCATCGTCCTCATCAACAAGGTATAAATAACTTTTTCACTAAAGATTAA